The sequence ATCAAAATGCTTGTTTGTTTTACTCTAGATTTGGAGGGTAAAGCTTCATCTGAACCCTTCTGCATTGCACCTTGAATCAATTCCCCCGTTATCTGAAAATACTGGTAAAATGATCAAAGATGACTATGAAGAATAAGAGTGAGAAACCAAATCTGATTCTtctttcattcattcattcatctTGTCTATATCTTGAAGTAAAAAAGCTTCTGagaaatcaagaaaacaatataacATGTTGGAAAGTAGATGATAAATTACTTAGAGTGACTGAGAAGATTTGATCTCTACAACTTTGTTTAgtggtcatcatcatcatcatcttcacatTCCCCTTGAGCTTGCAACTCGTCCCCAATATCCTCCAAAAGCTTATCAACATCAACTCCTAACTCTACCAGCTTCGCCGTTAGCTTCTCCACTTTGCTCTCCTCTTGTCCCAAACACACTAACAAGTCGTTCAACTCGTCTTCGCTCTCTTTCTGAGCTTCCTTTCTCACTTCTTCCTTAATCGCTTCTACATCAGGATACTCCATAGGATCTTCTCCTCCTTTCAAGGATCTCACCTCTTTCTCGAGATGGTAGTTCGCTTGTTCCAGATTGTTGTATGCGTCCGACAGGCCCTTCAGGTCTGATTCAAGTTTCGCGGCAACGTTCTTGTATTCTGATGCCTCAGACTCCATCTTGGCTTTTTCTGATTTGATTGTCTCTAAGCGTTGAGATGTTTCTTGGAGTTCTCGCTTGATGCTATCTATATGAACCTTCTCCATTACTGTACTTGCTCTTTGCTCTGATCCTTGAGATTGCTCGTTCCTGCCAGAGCTCGCTACGTCTTCTGCCAAAGCAGCGTTCCGAGCAAGAAGGTTCTGGAAAAGTACACAGAGGTCGACAATAAGCTCTTTAAGGCACAACTGATGTTgagatttattttgtttcggTTATAACCTTCACATAATCATATTCATACATATCACATAAATTTGGAGACTAATTGTATGAATATTTGTTTCAGTTCACTTCTCACTAAGAACATAAGACATAGTTCGTAGTAATCATGGTTCTAAAAGTCGGTTTAAGGCGGCAAATCTGTCTTAGAcaaaacaattttcttaaaatctgatttatatgattcaaatcggtttaaaccattctaaatcgatttaaataaaaataaattagtttaaatcTGTTAAATTAAAGTAATGATGTAAgtacaaatcaataaatttgttgttttgtatatttaattttgataattcatcaaaataatttttgcaataaaacaattaaaagcATAGACGAGTTGAGCAAGAAGCATGTACCTGAATCTCCGAGCACTGTTTCTCTATAAAAGCTTTCACGCGGTTGATGTAGTCTTTCTCATTCTCTCCGCTCCTCTGCTCCAAATCCGCCGGTACTACAGCCACCTCACTTTTTGGCCGACTATACACGTCCACGATTCTCTCTCTAATGCTACCTTCAAGGCTCTTCACTAAGCCTGTGAAGCTAGGATCAAACAACGATATGAGCATCGGGTGATCCTCGTTCCCCTTATCCATCGCACCTGCCACGTCAACATCCTCGATCTCGGCTTCACTAGGCGTGGCTGTTCTCGTCAACGGTTCATGATCCTCTCGAGGTCTCtcggaggaagaagagaagatgaggctgctctGCATCTCTTCGAACTTCGAGAAGTATGATGTGAGCCCCATCTTCTGGCTCACAGCATCAACTACAGCAAAAGCATCTTTACCATTCTCGCTTGATTTGTTGTAGATGACGCATTCTCCCAGTAGGATAGACGCCAAGCCTCTTATGCAAACTGTTGCAGCTGGGTTTGATACCAGATCGAGCAGGTACGTTAGGTGGTGGCGTGAATCTAGAAAGCACTGAACTGCAGCTGGGCAATCAACGGTCCATGTGACAAGCAGTTTTAAGATGATCTGTTGAATATATGATTTTGATTTATCTTGGCTTTTCATGGAAGAGGCAACTGCTAGGTATCTGACGATCCTTTGAAAGAGAGGCTCTGGAGTTCCCATGGACGGCACAGGTGACTCAAGTACTATTTTCAAAGCCTGTTGAGTTTCTGAAACAGTCAGGCAATGCAGAACCTAAGGTATAAAGGTGTGGTTACATTGAAGTCAATTACCTTTTCCTTGCACTGAATGTTGTCTTTCAAAACATGAGAAAGAATGCTCGCAGCTCTGCAACATGTCTGTTTGAAATCAATAGATTAGTTCTGGAAGACGTAACAAATTAACATTCAACAGAGACACAAATATTTTACCTCAAGATCCCCATCAGTTTCACCAGGGAAAATGCCTCGCAATAACATACtgacacaaatataaaattccAGTAAGATTTGATACAAGAGCATTAGGTCAAAAGAGCAATGATAATGAACCGGTGAAAGCTGCTGGAGAAAGGAAAAGAGGATAACACCTTCCAAAAGACATGTTAACATCATCTTCTAGAGGATCTCGGGTGGTGGGATGTGGTTGGGGTATTAAAGTTGAAGCTAGCATTGCTTGACCCTCCCGATTTTTCTGAAAACGTTTAGAGAATGTAACAATAAGCTGCAAGCTCACATTACACTATCAAATAATAACATATAacacaaaagttccaaacctcacAGAAGGTCTTGAAGACATAATCAGCAGCAACAAACTCTTGAATACTAGATGTCTGTAAAATGATCCGGAGGATAGAATTGAGTGCAGGTTCTGCTTGCCGATCTTCACCAAGAACTTTGCTAGCAAGGATATCACGGTTCTTGGGATGTCCATCAACCAGATCTCCAATGCATTTAAAT is a genomic window of Brassica napus cultivar Da-Ae chromosome A2, Da-Ae, whole genome shotgun sequence containing:
- the LOC106401792 gene encoding golgin candidate 6-like isoform X1; this translates as MDLASRYKGVVGLVFGDNPSSNEDSYIQRLLDRISNGTLPDDRRSAIVELQSVVAESNAAQLAFGASGFPVVVGILKDQRDDVEMVRGALETLLGALTPIDHARAQKTEVHAALMNSDLLSREAENITLLLSLLEEEDFYVRYFTLQILTALLMNSQNRLQEAILTTPRGITRLMDMLMDREVIRNEALLLLTHLTREAEEIQKIVVFEGAFEKIFSIIKEEGGSDGDVVVQDCLELLKNLLRNSSSNQILLRETMGFEPIISVLKLRGITYKFTQQKTVNLLCALETINMLIMGGAVTDPGKESNKLANRTVFVQKKLLDHLLMLGVESQWSPVAVRCMTFKCIGDLVDGHPKNRDILASKVLGEDRQAEPALNSILRIILQTSSIQEFVAADYVFKTFCEKNREGQAMLASTLIPQPHPTTRDPLEDDVNMSFGSMLLRGIFPGETDGDLETCCRAASILSHVLKDNIQCKEKALKIVLESPVPSMGTPEPLFQRIVRYLAVASSMKSQDKSKSYIQQIILKLLVTWTVDCPAAVQCFLDSRHHLTYLLDLVSNPAATVCIRGLASILLGECVIYNKSSENGKDAFAVVDAVSQKMGLTSYFSKFEEMQSSLIFSSSSERPREDHEPLTRTATPSEAEIEDVDVAGAMDKGNEDHPMLISLFDPSFTGLVKSLEGSIRERIVDVYSRPKSEVAVVPADLEQRSGENEKDYINRVKAFIEKQCSEIQNLLARNAALAEDVASSGRNEQSQGSEQRASTVMEKVHIDSIKRELQETSQRLETIKSEKAKMESEASEYKNVAAKLESDLKGLSDAYNNLEQANYHLEKEVRSLKGGEDPMEYPDVEAIKEEVRKEAQKESEDELNDLLVCLGQEESKVEKLTAKLVELGVDVDKLLEDIGDELQAQGECEDDDDDDH
- the LOC106401792 gene encoding golgin candidate 6-like isoform X2, with amino-acid sequence MDMLMDREVIRNEALLLLTHLTREAEEIQKIVVFEGAFEKIFSIIKEEGGSDGDVVVQDCLELLKNLLRNSSSNQILLRETMGFEPIISVLKLRGITYKFTQQKTVNLLCALETINMLIMGGAVTDPGKESNKLANRTVFVQKKLLDHLLMLGVESQWSPVAVRCMTFKCIGDLVDGHPKNRDILASKVLGEDRQAEPALNSILRIILQTSSIQEFVAADYVFKTFCEKNREGQAMLASTLIPQPHPTTRDPLEDDVNMSFGSMLLRGIFPGETDGDLETCCRAASILSHVLKDNIQCKEKALKIVLESPVPSMGTPEPLFQRIVRYLAVASSMKSQDKSKSYIQQIILKLLVTWTVDCPAAVQCFLDSRHHLTYLLDLVSNPAATVCIRGLASILLGECVIYNKSSENGKDAFAVVDAVSQKMGLTSYFSKFEEMQSSLIFSSSSERPREDHEPLTRTATPSEAEIEDVDVAGAMDKGNEDHPMLISLFDPSFTGLVKSLEGSIRERIVDVYSRPKSEVAVVPADLEQRSGENEKDYINRVKAFIEKQCSEIQNLLARNAALAEDVASSGRNEQSQGSEQRASTVMEKVHIDSIKRELQETSQRLETIKSEKAKMESEASEYKNVAAKLESDLKGLSDAYNNLEQANYHLEKEVRSLKGGEDPMEYPDVEAIKEEVRKEAQKESEDELNDLLVCLGQEESKVEKLTAKLVELGVDVDKLLEDIGDELQAQGECEDDDDDDH